Proteins from one Chanodichthys erythropterus isolate Z2021 chromosome 15, ASM2448905v1, whole genome shotgun sequence genomic window:
- the LOC137002147 gene encoding nuclear GTPase SLIP-GC-like: MEAYNWMKNTPPLLPVPLQSSSEDMIMENVRQIMKRFNKNSDQIDKSNRKKATIGISGSSGEGKSSLLSAILGKKDLLPSGCFGACTAVVTQVEANLTDSNYIAEIELFSKEEWEKELKDLFNVLSDESEDRDDELYEIAVEKINAVYGNDADEKTLEELKNDDKFAEIEYFLSSNKEKSNSSKSDVSEFVKYVASYIKHSESNSGGWYWPLVKSVKIKIPDCRELLEHIVLVDIPGSGDCNKIRDDLWKSKLRDCTSVWIISDINRAITDSAPWGILKHCTEELGPGGECKSINFICTKTDAIDPENDDRCAQLPTDQIPEDKDQKKINILDRNENAKMKVKKKFKKSKLKKIFSTDNQFQVFTVSSKAFFDPSLNLESSETEIPKLQDELRTLNKSRNRELVRDYVNESKATLLLIHSGQLDKKMMEMKVKELEENLKMSLNELGKYFDSIYSDLEQCLSKGVDESVKSCVASTKKLIAPNKDGRGFHKILGALCKNDGCYSSKNRNTILDLNKTLAKHLHECIDEDFSKIFPVTETTGKSVQEQIDKFSIIQSDSANPSSPMQHFEDFIKIKLYIMDALEKGLKKAIERSQSQISKIIREDVSGYIQQLERMSDQLSD, translated from the exons ATGGAAGCATATAACTGGATGAAGAATACACCTCCTCTTCTTCCTGTACCATTACAATCTTCCTCTGAGG ATATGATCATGGAGAATGTGAGGCAAATTATGAAAAGATTCAACAAAAACTCAGATCAAATAGATAAAAGCAACAGGAAGAAGGCAACCATTGGGATTTCTGGAAGTTCAGGAGAAGGAAAGAGCTCCCTATTAAGTGCAATATTGGGGAAAAAGGATCTTCTGCCATCTGGTTGTTTTGGTGCCTGTACAGCCGTTGTTACTCAGGTGGAAGCCAATCTGACTGACTCCAACTACATAGCAGAGATTGAACTCTTCTCTAAAGAG GAGTGGGAGAAAGAGCTCAAAGATCTTTTCAATGTTTTGTCGGATGAAAGCGAGGACAGGGATGATGAATTGTATGAAATTGCTGTAGAAAAGATCAATGCGGTGTATGGAAATGATGCAGATGAGAAAACATTAGAAGAGCTCAAGAATGATGATAAATTTGCTGAGATTGAATACTTTTTGTCCTCTAATAAGGAAAAATCAAACAGTTCAAAAAGTGAT GTCTCTGAATTTGTCAAGTATGTTGCAAGTTACATAAAACACAGTGAGTCAAATTCCGGTGGCTGGTACTGGCCGCTTGTGAAGAGTGTGAAGATCAAGATTCCGGATTGTCGTGAACTTCTGGAACACATTGTGCTTGTTGATATTCCTGGATCTGGAGACTGCAATAAGATTAGAGATGATCTGTGGAAATCT AAACTGAGAGATTGCACTTCTGTGTGGATTATAAGTGATATCAATCGAGCAATCACTGACAGTGCCCCCTGGGGGATTTTAAAGCACTGCACTGAAGAACTGGGACCAGGAGGAGAATGCAAAAGCATCAACTTCATCTGTACAAAGACTGATGCCATTGATCCAGAAAATGATGATAG ATGTGCACAGCTTCCTACAGATCAAATCCCAGAAGACAAG gatcagaaaaaaataaacatacttGATAGAAATGAAAATGCCAAGATGAAGgtcaaaaaaaagtttaaaaaatctaaaCTTAAG aaaatattcaGTACTGATAATCAGTTTCAAGTTTTTACTGTAAGCTCCAAAGCATTCTTCGACCCCAGTTTAAATCTGGAATCTAGTGAAACAG AAATCCCTAAGCTACAGGATGAACTGAGGACTCTTAACAAGAGCAGGAATCGAGAACTGGTCAGAGATTATGTCAATGAATCAAAGGCAACTTTGCTCTTAATCCACAGTGGTCAGCTGGACAAGAAAATG ATGGAAATGAAAGTCAAGGAATTAGAGGAAAACCTAAAGATGTCACTAAATGAACTAGGCAAATATTTTGACAGCATTTATAGTGACCTTGAGCAGTGTCTCTCAAAGGGAGTGGATGAATCAGTGAAATCATGTGTTGCTTCCACAAAGAAATTGATAGCACCC AATAAAGATGGAAGGGGGTTCCATAAAATCCTTGGAGCTTTGTGCAAGAACGACGGATGCTATTCGTCAAAAAATCGGAATACAATTTTAGATCTGAACAAGACATTGGCCAAACATTTGCATGAATGCATTGATGAAgatttcagtaagatttttcc TGTGACTGAAACAACAGGGAAGTCAGTGCAGGAACAGATTGATAAGTTTAGTATCATCCAGAGTGACTCTGCTAACCCCTCATCTCCCATGCAACACTTTGAGGACTTCATTAAAATTAAG